A region of Lycium barbarum isolate Lr01 chromosome 1, ASM1917538v2, whole genome shotgun sequence DNA encodes the following proteins:
- the LOC132617274 gene encoding ABC transporter B family member 10-like: MAYLSEATSMVEQTISQIRTVFAFVGENLSIKSFSDCIERQMRISKKEAFIKGLGTGMLQTITFGSWALIVWVGAVVVAAKRSSGGDVIAAVMSILFGAISLTYAAPDIQIFNQAKAAGKEVFQMIDRKPTINADSGRMTLKVINGNIKIQDVHFAYPSRQEKLVLQGFSLSIPAGKVVALVGSSGCGKSTIMSLLMRFYDPLRGEILLDNHNIKDLDLKFLRRNIGVVSQEPSLFAGSIKDNIKMGNVDANDQQIERAALLANAQSFISQLPDQYITEVGQRGLQLSGGQKQRIAIARAILKNPPILLLDEATSALDTESEKQVQEALETAAQGRTVILIAHRVSTIVNADIIAIVENGKVVETGAHNNLLDTSAFYNSLFSMQSIRKDCHTRSEATNRKVLSIQEDSSQDHKQPDEPKESKRELKELPEKEHIRRNERHIFFRIWFALNEKEIIKTTIGSLAAAFAGISKPVFGFFIITIGVAYYHPDSEEKVAVYSAIFASIGVMSLFAHTLQHYLFGVVGEKAMTNLRRALYTAILRNELAWFEKPKNSIGSLTSRIASDTSTVKIIISDRMSVIVQCISSIVIATTVSMIVNWRMGLVAWAVMPCHFIGGLIQAKSAKGFSGDSSLAHSELVALASESATNIKTVASFCHEEQIVEKAKLSLRRPLRKGRSESIKFGIIQGISLCLWNIAHAVALWYTTILVDRNQASFENGIRAYQIFSLTVPSITELWTLIPTVLSAIDLLKPVFQILDRSTEIVPDIPDSSEPESIKGEIEFLNVQFCYPSRPEVTVLNNFSLQIEVGLKVALVGQSGAGKSSIVALLLRFYDTNEGKVLIDGKDIRDYNLRKLRAQIGLVQQEPLLFSCSIRENICYGSERASEAELVEVSRSANIHDFISNLPDGYDTLVGDKGSQLSGGQKQRVAIARALLKKPRIMLLDEATSALDIESERAVVSALESMKLNSSGDTKMTQITVAHRLSTVINADTIVVMNQGKIVEKGSHSNLMAEPDGVYSRFVRLQSTENKD; encoded by the exons ATGGCGTACCTTTCAGAGGCCACATCAATGGTAGAACAG ACGATCTCCCAGATCAGAACTGTATTTGCTTTTGTTGGAGAAAATTTATCAATCAAATCCTTCTCAGACTGCATAGAAAGACAAATGAGGATAAGCAAGAAAGAAGCATTTATAAAAGGTCTTGGAACAGGCATGTTACAGACTATAACTTTCGGTTCGTGGGCTCTTATTGTGTGGGTGGGAGCTGTTGTTGTAGCAGCCAAGAGATCAAGTGGAGGAGATGTCATAGCTGCAGTTATGAGTATTCTGTTTGGAGCAAT ATCACTTACGTATGCTGCACCAGATATACAAATCTTCAATCAAGCAAAAGCAGCAGGAAAGGAAGTTTTCCAGATGATCGACAGAAAACCCACAATAAATGCTGACTCCGGAAGGATGACATTAAAAGTAATAAATGGCAATATCAAGATACAGGATGTACACTTTGCTTATCCATCACGGCAGGAGAAGTTAGTTCTTCAAGGGTTCTCTTTGTCAATTCCAGCAGGAAAGGTAGTGGCACTTGTTGGAAGTAGCGGGTGTGGGAAAAGCACCATCATGTCACTACTAATGAGATTTTATGATCCCCTGAGAG GTGAGATTCTCCTTGACAACCACAACATCAAGGATCTTGATTTGAAGTTTCTTAGGAGAAACATAGGAGTAGTTTCCCAGGAGCCATCTCTATTCGCTGGCAGCATTAAAGACAACATTAAGATGGGAAACGTCGACGCAAATGATCAACAGATTGAGAGAGCCGCCTTGTTGGCAAATGCACAATCTTTCATTTCCCAGCTACCGGATCAATATATAACAGAG GTAGGGCAAAGGGGTCTCCAACTATCAGGTGGACAGAAACAGAGAATTGCAATTGCAAGAGCAATACTAAAAAATCCTCCTATTCTTTTGCTTGATGAGGCCACCAGTGCACTTGACACAGAGTCAGAGAAGCAAGTCCAAGAAGCACTCGAGACAGCAGCACAAGGCAGAACAGTCATCTTAATTGCACACAGAGTGTCAACTATTGTTAATGCAGACATAATAGCTATTGTTGAGAATGGGAAAGTTGTGGAAACGGGAGCACATAACAACCTATTAGATACCAGTGCATTCTACAACAGCTTATTTAGCATGCAGAGCATCAGGAAAGATTGTCATACCAG GTCGGAGGCTACAAATAGAAAAGTTCTTTCCATACAAGAGGATTCATCTCAGGACCATAAGCAACCTGATGAGCCCAAGGAAAGCAAAAGAGAGCTTAAGGAACTTCCTGAGAAGGAGCACATCCGAAGAAATGAAAGACATATATTCTTCAGAATCTGGTTTGCCTTGAACGAGAAAGAGATCATAAAGACTACTATTGGCTCCTTAGCAGCAGCTTTTGCAGGCATCTCTAAACCCGTTTTTGGGTTCTTCATCATTACAATAGGAGTGGCATATTACCATCCTGATTCAGAGGAGAAAGTAGCTGTGTATTCAGCAATATTTGCTTCAATCGGAGTGATGTCTTTGTTTGCTCACACTTTGCAGCATTACTTATTTGGAGTAGTTGGAGAAAAGGCCATGACAAATCTAAGGCGAGCTTTGTACACAG CCATACTACGAAATGAATTAGCTTGGTTTGAGAAGCCCAAAAATAGTATTGGATCACTTACATCAAGGATAGCCAGTGACACATCCACAGTCAAGATCATAATATCCGACCGCATGTCTGTCATTGTCCAGTGCATTTCGTCCATAGTGATTGCAACAACTGTCAGCATGATAGTTAATTGGAGAATGGGTCTGGTAGCCTGGGCTGTGATGCCATGCCACTTCATAGGTGGCCTCATTCAAGCAAAGTCGGCTAAAGGATTTTCTGGTGATAGCAGTCTAGCACACTCCGAACTTGTTGCCCTAGCTTCTGAATCTGCAACTAATATAAAGACTGTTGCATCTTTTTGCCATGAAGAACAGATAGTTGAGAAGGCCAAACTGTCCTTACGGAGACCACTTAGGAAAGGGAGGTCAGAAAGCATCAAATTTGGAATTATTCAAGGCATCTCTCTCTGCTTATGGAACATAGCTCATGCAGTTGCCTTATGGTACACAACAATCCTTGTTGACAGGAATCAAGCCAGCTTTGAGAATGGGATAAGGGCATACCAGATATTTTCCCTCACTGTACCCTCAATTACAGAACTATGGACACTGATACCCACTGTACTATCAGCCATAGATTTACTAAAACCTGTATTCCAAATCCTCGACCGGAGCACAGAAATTGTACCAGACATACCAGATAGTTCAGAACCCGAAAGCATCAAAGGAGAAATTGAGTTCCTAAATGTCCAGTTTTGTTACCCATCAAGACCAGAAGTAACAGTTCTCAACAATTTCAGTCTACAAATTGAAGTCGGATTAAAGGTGGCACTTGTTGGGCAAAGTGGAGCTGGAAAATCTTCAATTGTGGCATTGTTACTGAGATTCTATGATACCAATGAAGGAAAAGTTCTGATTGATGGCAAGGATATAAGAGATTACAATCTTAGAAAGTTAAGGGCACAGATTGGATTGGTACAACAGGAGCCACTCCTGTTTAGCTGCTCAATTAGAGAAAATATATGCTACGGGAGTGAAAGAGCATCAGAAGCTGAGCTAGTGGAAGTATCAAGGTCGGCAAACATACATGATTTTATAAGTAACTTGCCTGACGGATATGACACACTTGTTGGGGATAAGGGTTCTCAACTTTCCGGAGGACAAAAACAACGAGTAGCAATAGCAAGAGCCTTACTCAAAAAGccaagaataatgttgttagatgAAGCAACAAGTGCCTTAGATATCGAGTCTGAAAGGGCAGTTGTGAGTGCACTGGAATCAATGAAACTAAACAGCTCTGGAGACACAAAAATGACACAGATCACAGTAGCACACAGGCTTTCCACAGTAATAAATGCAGATACTATAGTTGTTATGAACCAGGGTAAGATTGTGGAAAAGGGTAGCCACTCAAACCTGATGGCAGAACCAGATGGTGTTTATTCAAGATTTGTTAGGCTCCAAAGTACGGAGAACAAAGATTGA
- the LOC132602877 gene encoding uncharacterized protein LOC132602877 isoform X1, translating into MKSTPLDEAPFKQTVVEQRQQEEMCTCVFPGMASAAVAPPFPTSFLLSPHSTSHFTYFLPSLQLQAKRSNFNRLKTYPLSHFSTNCSSPSQESISDDNFFQENKELDDKNQESKGFWKKWKENSAEMSAKLAKLGLAAVLAYGIFDGVTYTSFFVLAFLTYEKTTGNNPAANLQALLGIIIAMWTGNNVTRPFRVAGAAALAPAIDKGLKRIQKYLNFPRLVYAFALVVAIVAGTCFTIIGLLILSRWGK; encoded by the exons ATGAAATCCACACCATTGGATGAAGCGCCATTTAAGCAAACTGTGGTGGAGCAGAGACAACAAGAAGAGATGTGCACTTGTGTCTTTCCAGGAATGGCAAGTGCTGCTGTTGCTCCTCCATTCCCAACTAGCTTCTTGCTTTCTCCTCACAGCACTTCACACTTCACTTATTTCCTTCCATCACTACAACTTCAAGCAAAAAGGAGCAATTTTAACAGGCTCAAGACTTACCCTTTATCCCATTTCTCAACCAATTGTTCTTCCCCAAGTCAGGAATCTATCTCAGATGATAACTTTTTCCAAGAAAACAAAGAATTAGAT GATAAGAACCAAGAGAGCAAAGGGTTTTGGAAGAAATGGAAG GAAAACTCAGCGGAAATGAGTGCAAAGCTAGCAAAATTGGGGCTTGCGGCTGTTCTAGCTTATGGTATTTTTGATGGAGTCACATACACTAGTTTCTTTGTGCTTGCATTCTTGACCTATGAGAAGACTACTGGGAATAATCCTGCTGCAAATCTCCAAGCTTTGTTGGGG ATTATAATCGCGATGTGGACGGGAAATAATGTGACAAGGCCGTTTAGGGTTGCGGGAGCAGCTGCTTTGGCACCTGCCATTGACAAGGGACTAAAGAGAATACAGAAATACTTAAACTTTCCACGTCTTGTATATGCTTTTGCTTTAGTAGTGGCTATAGTTGCCGGGACATGTTTCACCATTATTGGTTTACTCATCCTTTCAAGATGGGGAAAATGA
- the LOC132602877 gene encoding uncharacterized protein LOC132602877 isoform X2 has product MKSTPLDEAPFKQTVVEQRQQEEMCTCVFPGMASAAVAPPFPTSFLLSPHSTSHFTYFLPSLQLQAKRSNFNRLKTYPLSHFSTNCSSPSQESISDDNFFQENKELDDKNQESKGFWKKWKENSAEMSAKLAKLGLAAVLAYGIFDGVTYTSFFVLAFLTYEKTTGNNPAANLQALLGGSPVHTASSLSRIRGRAAPQGL; this is encoded by the exons ATGAAATCCACACCATTGGATGAAGCGCCATTTAAGCAAACTGTGGTGGAGCAGAGACAACAAGAAGAGATGTGCACTTGTGTCTTTCCAGGAATGGCAAGTGCTGCTGTTGCTCCTCCATTCCCAACTAGCTTCTTGCTTTCTCCTCACAGCACTTCACACTTCACTTATTTCCTTCCATCACTACAACTTCAAGCAAAAAGGAGCAATTTTAACAGGCTCAAGACTTACCCTTTATCCCATTTCTCAACCAATTGTTCTTCCCCAAGTCAGGAATCTATCTCAGATGATAACTTTTTCCAAGAAAACAAAGAATTAGAT GATAAGAACCAAGAGAGCAAAGGGTTTTGGAAGAAATGGAAG GAAAACTCAGCGGAAATGAGTGCAAAGCTAGCAAAATTGGGGCTTGCGGCTGTTCTAGCTTATGGTATTTTTGATGGAGTCACATACACTAGTTTCTTTGTGCTTGCATTCTTGACCTATGAGAAGACTACTGGGAATAATCCTGCTGCAAATCTCCAAGCTTTGTTGGGG GGCAGCCCGGTCCACACAGCATCCAGCCTTAGCAGGATTCGGGGAAGGGCCGCACCTCAAGGGTTGTGA
- the LOC132626011 gene encoding VAN3-binding protein-like — MAQQSSLDYNKGKSKNTIMTRPRRCFEPSRNNFSSYNQSSEVPSSPANAMEFLNRPWSPSSSDLLQMFSSSNLLLKDTGDREDYEEQGVEILDSSRNRVFTNKQYIKVDLHHMKGWLKSKSPFWLFRSHQEKKEKLRLQTAKLHAVLSLTQLASAIAGFSSNNSSQIQDSHYEKAGEWSHNMGSVVASAAALMTSVCAEAAESMGAGRAQVTSAVNSGLAIQTPMDMIAVTATAATCLRGASILKSRAIEDSSPRIPEMLTAGARIWIIMPSGHKEDKWVTLQLKQNQLILSLKRKYFGALRTSKEYKLINIIKEYLVAQDQYFVSLNTNNGIIKLLFKDETQSSIWISTISSVLKMQRSS, encoded by the exons ATGGCTCAGCAGAGTTCACTGGACTACAAT AAGGGTAAGTCAAAGAACACGATTATGACAAGACCTAGAAGGTGTTTCGAGCCAAGCAGAAATAATTTCAGTTCTTACAATCAATCATCAGAGGTACCTAGCAGCCCTGCCAATGCAATGGAATTCTTGAATCGACCGTGGAGCCCATCTTCTAGTGATCTCCTCCAAATGTTTTCGTCAAGT AATCTCTTATTGAAAGACACAGGAGACAGAGAGGATTATGAAGAACAAGGTGTAGAAATACTGGACAGTTCAAGAAACCGAGTTTTTACCAACAAACAGTACATTAAG GTGGACTTGCATCACATGAAAGGATGGCTAAAAAGCAAATCTCCATTTTGGCTCTTTAGATCACATCAAGAGAAGAAAGAGAAACTCCGATTACAAACTGCAAAGCTACATGCTGTACTTTCTCTCACACAACTTGCTTCAGCAATTGCTGGATTTTCCAGCAATAACAGCTCACAAATACAAGATTCACATTATGAGAAAGCGGGAGAATGGAGCCACAATATGGGAAGTGTAGTTGCTTCTGCTGCAGCTCTGATGACCTCGGTATGTGCCGAGGCAGCAGAATCTATGGGAGCAGGAAGAGCTCAGGTTACATCTGCAGTCAATTCTGGCCTGGCCATCCAAACTCCAATGGATATGATTGCAGTCACTGCAACAGCAGCCACAT GTTTACGAGGAGCTTCAATTCTTAAATCGAGAGCCATCGAGGATTCCTCTCCTAGGATCCCTGAGATGCTCACTGCAGGTGCCCGAATATGGATAATAATGCCCTCAG GACACAAAGAGGACAAATGGGTGACCCTACAGCTGAAGCAAAACCAACTCATACTGAGCCTCAAAAGGAAGTACTTTGGAGCTCTAAGAACATCAAAAGAAT ACAAGCTGATCAACATCATAAAAGAATATTTGGTGGCTCAAGACCAGTACTTTGTTAGCTTGAATACGAACAATGGAATCATCAAGCTTCTTTTCAAAGATGAAACGCAATCAAGCATCTGGATATCTACCATTTCCAGTGTCTTGAAGATGCAAAGATCCTCCTGA
- the LOC132602877 gene encoding uncharacterized protein LOC132602877 isoform X3 — protein sequence MKSTPLDEAPFKQTVVEQRQQEEMCTCVFPGMASAAVAPPFPTSFLLSPHSTSHFTYFLPSLQLQAKRSNFNRLKTYPLSHFSTNCSSPSQESISDDNFFQENKELDDKNQESKGFWKKWKENSAEMSAKLAKLGLAAVLAYGIFDGVTYTSFFVLAFLTYEKTTGNNPAANLQALLGPGPHSIQP from the exons ATGAAATCCACACCATTGGATGAAGCGCCATTTAAGCAAACTGTGGTGGAGCAGAGACAACAAGAAGAGATGTGCACTTGTGTCTTTCCAGGAATGGCAAGTGCTGCTGTTGCTCCTCCATTCCCAACTAGCTTCTTGCTTTCTCCTCACAGCACTTCACACTTCACTTATTTCCTTCCATCACTACAACTTCAAGCAAAAAGGAGCAATTTTAACAGGCTCAAGACTTACCCTTTATCCCATTTCTCAACCAATTGTTCTTCCCCAAGTCAGGAATCTATCTCAGATGATAACTTTTTCCAAGAAAACAAAGAATTAGAT GATAAGAACCAAGAGAGCAAAGGGTTTTGGAAGAAATGGAAG GAAAACTCAGCGGAAATGAGTGCAAAGCTAGCAAAATTGGGGCTTGCGGCTGTTCTAGCTTATGGTATTTTTGATGGAGTCACATACACTAGTTTCTTTGTGCTTGCATTCTTGACCTATGAGAAGACTACTGGGAATAATCCTGCTGCAAATCTCCAAGCTTTGTTGGGG CCCGGTCCACACAGCATCCAGCCTTAG
- the LOC132602906 gene encoding uncharacterized protein LOC132602906 isoform X2: protein MKILLKTSNWLKKLPLPLQVDDAMECETSSRQNQERSSLRYEAKNRNPGEKDITETIRILASVQIKETCPQIGQGLMDLLRNCLELETEKTTTILCGYVDHFQSSPSEDFGWGCGWRNIQMLSSHLLKQQQEAREVLYGGSGFVPDIPSLQRWLEIAWKRGFDKQGSEDFDQAIYGKRKWIGTTECATLFRSFGLRARIVDFVSREIVIRSSGVGKCVGKMTPQVYGPMDRYLSKEKNDVSKAVSISDDVKAKPKVQQALIDWVWNYFSDNRSRKSGNHGILVSQKAPLYFQHDGHSRTIVGIQIKCQGNGSMQYNLLIFDPGHPTESLARSLKGNSGWQKLIKRGVHTLKKPLYQLCFIDPGIASPEEIENLKNLHSVRVEV, encoded by the exons GTTGATGATGCCATGGAATGTGAAACTAGTTCTCGACAGAATCAGGAGAGAAGTTCTTTGAGGTATGAGGCCAAAAATCGCAATCCTGGAGAGAAAGATATAACTGAAACAATAAGGATTTTGGCTAGTGTGCAGATCAAGGAAACCTGCCCTCAGATTGGACAAGGCTTGATGGATTTGTTGAGGAACTGTTTAGAGTTGGAGACTGAAAAGACCACCACCATTTTGTGTGGTTATGTTGATCATTTCCAAAGCAGCCCTTCAGAGGATTTTGGGTGGGGTTGTGGGTGGCGTAATATCCAGATGCTTAGTTCTCACTTGCTTAAGCAACAACAAGAAGCAAGGGAGGTCTTGTACGGAGGTTCAGGATTTGTGCCTGACATCCCTTCACTCCAAAGATGGCTTGAAATTGCTTGGAAAAGAGGCTTTGATAAACAGGGTTCAGAAGACTTTGATCAAGCAATTTATGGCAAAAGAAAATGGATTGGAACAACAGAATGTGCTACGCTCTTCCGTTCATTTGGTCTTCGTGCCAGGATAGTGGACTTTGTTAGCCGGGAGATAGTCATTAGGTCAAGTGGAGTTGGCAAGTGTGTGGGCAAGATGACACCGCAGGTTTATGGACCAATGGATAGATATCTCTCCAAAGAGAAAAATGATGTATCCAAGGCTGTTTCGATTTCGGATGATGTAAAGGCTAAGCCTAAGGTCCAGCAGGCACTCATTGATTGGGTGTGGAATTACTTCTCTGACAATAGATCCAGGAAATCCGGCAATCATGGGATCTTAGTCAGTCAGAAAGC GCCGTTGTACTTCCAGCATGATGGCCACTCAAGAACCATTGTTGGGATTCAAATTAAATGTCAGGGAAATGGGTCGATGCAGTACAATCTATTGATCTTTGATCCAGGTCAT CCAACAGAATCCCTGGCAAGATCTCTTAAAGGAAACTCAGGTTGGCAAAAGCTAATAAAAAGAGGTGTCCACACTCTAAAGAAGCCACTATATCAG TTGTGTTTTATTGATCCTGGAATTGCCTCTCCGGAGGAGATTGAAAACCTAAAGAATCTACACAGCGTCCGTGTTGAAGTTTAG